Proteins from a genomic interval of uncultured Desulfuromusa sp.:
- a CDS encoding HIT domain-containing protein, whose amino-acid sequence MINLKPNAVQDDAMFELDPRLRQDTIDCGSFSLCRLLLMNDCRYPWFILVPQRENLREIHHMEEVDRQQLWVESVQLAFWMERFFTFDKLNVAALGNIVSQLHLHHVGRTINDTAWPGPVWGHQPAIPYSEQEVKRLQQAVLVAFADMLRRG is encoded by the coding sequence GACGATGCTATGTTTGAACTTGATCCGCGCTTGCGGCAGGACACGATTGATTGCGGCAGTTTTTCTCTCTGTCGACTGTTGTTGATGAATGATTGTCGTTATCCCTGGTTTATTCTGGTTCCGCAGCGTGAAAATCTGCGGGAAATCCATCATATGGAGGAGGTTGATCGGCAGCAACTCTGGGTTGAGTCAGTGCAGCTTGCTTTTTGGATGGAGCGTTTTTTCACCTTTGATAAACTCAATGTTGCGGCGCTGGGAAATATTGTCAGTCAATTGCATTTACACCATGTCGGGAGGACAATAAACGATACTGCGTGGCCCGGACCGGTGTGGGGGCATCAGCCTGCGATTCCTTATTCTGAGCAGGAAGTGAAAAGATTGCAGCAGGCAGTTCTGGTTGCTTTTGCTGATATGTTGAGGCGGGGGTAA